Genomic window (Phragmites australis chromosome 5, lpPhrAust1.1, whole genome shotgun sequence):
AAAATGATCATGGAATTAGCTGTTCTAAGATTGTACCCATTAAGATTAGGTTGGATCATGGAATCAAGCGCCGAGGTTGGATTAAGGCATGATCAATGCTGATTTACTCCTATGTTGTATAAGTcatgtttattttagctttagATTTTGAGAATTCGGTTCGGTGTGTAAAATCCGTGGAAGTTTCTTCCTACTAGATCATGGATTATATATTACAATTTGATTTGTGAATTATGAGAATCAATTTTTATATTATGactattttttaacttttgcttttgaaactaaaattcataattagaataaaaacaaacagggaGGAGAGCTGAACGATGTTGCAGGAATTGTTATGGTGATACAAGAAGTAGAATCTTTTGAGACTTTGACGTGCCATCCTCGACCGAACCAaacacaaaataaaaagaaagaatcTTATTATGACGTGCCCACAGCAAGAACCATATAGAAGGGCCCACGTGTCAGTGGCTCGTATCGCGGCACCGGTCATCCCCTCTACCATCATCCCTTGCCGCTGGCCTTGCGCCCCTCCACATCACAcagtcacacacacacagagcAAGCGCGAGGGAGCAGGAGCACCGTTTCAGCAAACAAATGCAGTTTGCTGGAATACGTTAGCTGAGGAGTACAAACAAATTACTGAcgctgcaaaaaaaaattgtttctatGATTCGTTTATGGTTCCTAGACTTGAAAGACTCAGTTTTaccattccttttctttcttgattttttCTTAGCTACAATTCTGCTTGCAATTAGCTCATTTTTCAAAACAGAGTTTTGAAGTGTTTTATCGATACGAATCTGCAGAAAAGATTGCGCTGAATTTTTTGTATAATGCTTCTTGCAGGAAATGGAAGGCAGGGAGATCCGGGTTAACCTGGCCCTTGGAAGAAAGTAGTGGAATTCAGATACGGAGAAGGTTGCAGAGTTGCAGTAGATAAGTAATGCTCCCTTCCAATGCGAATTCCATGCGATCAAGGCCACAGAGCCTGCTCATCGGAGCGTACTGCAGGAGCAGGGACAGGAACACAAATCTTTCCGATCTCTACCTTGCAGATCTGATTCTTTTAGTTGCCAACTGGTGTATAATGAAGACGGCTATGCCTTGTGAATGGCGATTCAATGTTTTTTGAGATGCTGGTTATCAGATATCCATAGTTCCATCCTATTGGAACTGAAATTTCCAATCCTCCTCAACTTccattttttgtttgattgccCAATGTGATGGCTGAAGATATGCTTATTATTTGGAAGTGTTATGACTTTTCCTCTAATCATTATTGCAGaatttttgttgcatccatgaataCTTGCAGCTGCTGCTGTTTGGTGCGTTAGCAGATTACTCTGTTGCTGAAAGATTTAATGAACTGAAGTCTGTAAGCATCAGATGTATGCAAATGATTGTTGCAATAATGACAGATACCATCATATCAGAGAACATGCAGGAGATCAAATATTCAGGTTTTGACAAAATCTTGTTTGCTCCAATTAAACCCaggagaaaataaaaatttctgATCATCTGAACTTAAGTCATAAAGCTGACAATTTCCTGACCTTCAGCAACGGTTAAGTAATGCAGATGTCCTTCTTGAGGATTTAGAACTTTGATTTACTAAAATTGTGCAAGAATGCACAGGGATTGGAAATGTTTTGCAAGAACTTTCCTATCTCACCACCGCTCTACGCCTCTTTCTACCCCTCATCATCTCCCGCGGTAGCGAGGCGAGGTGGGCGTAGATCGAGAGCGCCGCTGTGGTGGAGGTCCAAGCCGAATTCTGATTTCACCCCGGCCGCTCCCGCTCCCAACTGCATCTGTCCATGGCGTGCTCGGTGCGGCGGCGAGCACCCGTCCATGGACGGCGACGGCGTACAGCCTGCTAGGCAACCGGTCATTTCTCTCCGCCGGCCCATATATACCCCTTCTTCCCTTCGTCCCTCCTGTTCTAGTTTCTCCTCCAACTCCCGaaggccgccgctgccgcttcCTCTCCAGCCGGGCCTGGTGACGCCGGGGTGGGGAACAACGGGGAGAggggtggtgggggtgtcgTCGGCCGCCCCACCCCGCCACAAGTGAAGCGGCGGCCCTGCTTCCGCCTCCGCCCACgtcgcgccgccgccctcctACGCGAGGCGAGGTCTGCGCTGGCCGCGTCCCGGATCATGTCCTCAAGAGGTGAGCTCCACAACGGCACAGGCATTTCTTTCCGGCCACCTGAATAAAGATCGTACTTTTAAGATTTGAATTGGTTTCTTTGTGTTCTCGGTGGAGGCGACAGCTAGAATTTTCCTCATTGCTTCTTGGCTTGCAGGGCTGAGGAGGTTTAGGGGCAATCCCTGTCGGTTCTGCTGTCTGGCCAAGACGTTGGTGTTGATCTTTGGCAAACCAATGCATGTTTCATAAGAGAGTTATGAAACACGTCGGCGTACACTATATCAACCTCATCATTAAGCCAACGATCGACTATACCTTACACCAATCGTATCCTCTCCACCGATCAATCCTAGATGGCATCTAAACGCTTCCGCAATCAAGAACATCTATTTTAGTGTTAATGATCTAAGATGAACCTAAATGCATAACACAAGATTGCATTCTCCTGTCTCCACGCGTAGATGGTCCTCTCAAGCTTTGTTACCAATTTGACAGAGTTCATGTTGGCTTGGCTTCTGTACATACTTCTTGCTTCCTCTACCGTAATGAAAACCTGCCAGTTTTgcctaaaaaaaatattctctatGAAATTTAAAAATTACTGTAGCAACATATAGAGAGGCAAACAGATAGGAAATGGCGAGAGATTTTTGCTCACAGTCACAGAGAAAAAGAGGTTAAAAAAAGAGGGAATCAAAGGCTAAGGGCGAGCCACTGGTGTTGTATGACATGTCCGCATCTCGTTGGCCCAGGTGCAACCACCGCATCCTACACGAGACAGCCTCCGCGCCACTCACCCCTCCGCACCCTGAGCGACCAGAGCTTCCACTACCATGGccatcaccgccgccgcctccagcaTCCCCCACCTCCACGCCGCGCCAGCCACTGGCCGCCGCGGGAACGTCGTCGCCTCCGCCGTGCGGTTCGATCGCCGTTCGGCCGCCCTACTCCTGCTGTccgcggcgggcgcggcggcggcgccagctTCAGCTCCTCCCGCGAACGCGGAGAGCATAGGGCTCTTCGGCATCCGCAAGAAGCTGGAGCGggcggaggaggcagcggcggaggcggtgcgggaggtggaggcggcggcggtggaggccgcGGAGGTCGGTGGGGAAGCGGTGAAGGAGACGGTGGAGGCGACGGAGAAGGAGGCGGAGGGCCTGCAGCTGGTGGCCGGCGCGGAGCTCGCCGGAGACGGTCTGGTCCAGGCCGCGGTGGTCGCCGGAGCGGAGGCCCTTGGGGTCGTTGTGGGCTTGTCCGTGGTCAATGGCATCCTACGGCCCGAAACATAGATGCTGTACTGTGTTATGTGGGCCTTGTAGTTTTAGCCCACCGGGTGTTTGGGCTattatttttccatttttggTTGATCATTTTGTTGTGTAAGTTAATTGTGGGGAACATTATATAGCGGTCGACCGATTCACCCCAACAGCTTCGGGGACCAGGCCGGTCCTGAGATTTTAATAGCAAGACCGAAACTGAAAACAAGACCtattaaatttaaatataaaaaataaatattatataaaaaattcaatgtattaaaaaattatttcacgATGCGGTCATGACGTCACACAAATGAGATTGCTACCCTTCGCGCGGTGAAGCGCAAGTGTGTGACATGGAGAAGCTCAACGTCGTGAGCCACCAGAACTACTCCAACTCCTAAACTTTGCCTATGCGCTTTCTATCCTCAGAGTCCTGCCGCCTCCAGGAGACGAGGAGTCAAGGTCCTCTTGTCTCATGTTTCCAAATCTTTAGGGCctttatggatttagagattagGATTTTCAAATCTTTTGGACCTCTCATTAATTTGGAAACATCTGACTGGCAAAAGATTTACAATAATAATTTAGCCCCAATAAGCAAAGCTACTTCCTATATGGGTGGAGGGCCCGGTGCGGCCGACCCACTTGCCCCCTTCAGGGCTGACCCTGGCGAGGATGGCCTATAGTGTTTATTCTTCCTTGCTTGTTGCAGCCCTACAATATCGAACAATGCTTATTGTTCTTGTCGCTCTACCCTACTCTTGCCACTCACGACCACAACGGGGCCACCATCGTCTGATCACACCACCACAAAATTACTATACAAAATTACGAATCCCCCTACAAGTCTAACCATATTGCAAAATCCCCCTCAGGATTCTTATCTAAGGCCATATTAATATATATGTCGTCATATGCCCTTGAATACTATGCTTAGGCTAATAACATATATAGGAGGTAATTGGAGAGGGTTTAACCATATGTTACGGCCCATAAAACTTTTTGTAATGACATATTTGATTCATTGGACTCTAGTACGTTGTTAGACTCTTTCTCATCCTCACATTTCCACGCTGGCAGCCTACTTGTAGCAATCAAGGTCATATTTTGGCAAATATATTAACATCACATTAAGTTAAAATTCTAAGGGGATTTTACAATAGGATTAGATTTGTAGGATGGTAAACATAACTATTTTACTCATAAGGGTATCTGCAACTTTAAGTGACATGTAGAGTGGCGTTTAGAATTTTCATTGGTTGTTGTGGTCTTATTATATACATGAtaattagggatgaaaacgttCAGAAAATGTTCTAAAtcattttcactttcatatttatTCTTGAAATCGAAATCGGAAATGATAATATCGAAAACTATTACGATATTAGGGATATCGGAAACTTTGAAAACGAAGCTATCGGAATGGAAACATATCGATTACAGTCGGGAACCGGTAGTTTAGATTAGAAACATCGTCCCGTAGAACATGACTCAAACGACAAGTGTTCATACAATCGTCAAGATACGTTAAATATTAATTCGACCATACAACGACATAACTCATAAATCGTCCATACAATGACACTAGTCTTAACTTAAATACTCGAATAAATTTTAACTCAATCATATAAGATACAATATATTCACACTAGATAATTTATAATCCATTCAATATATTGATACCATAATGCAAAATTATTTCAAAGTACTACAAAATGTactaaaatatgaaaattacaaaaaaatctatctattatataaaaaattataaaataaccAGGATGCAGTTGACCATCTTACTATTTTAAGGCCTCTTGCTGATATAGAGTCGAGTAAAAAATTAGAATTGTATGAGTTTGGAAAAACGAAAATTATTCTAAGTTTGCTCAGAAATTTCCGATTAAATatggtattttaaaaatacGGTCGGAAATCAAGCtagattgttttttattttttttcgtaTTCATTGGTTCGAAAATTTGTCCGATTTTATATAAGTtatagagaaataaaaaataattagaaaaaaccAGAAAACATATCGATCGGTATGAGATTTTGCCGTTCTGTTTTTATCTCTAATGATAATTAGTATGCAAGAAAGTTATAACACTGTTGTCTTGACGGGAGTTCGAGCATGATATATTCTATGAATGTTCAAGCTAGAAACGAAGAGAGTGCGCTGGAAAGGAGAATTGACTGTAATTTTGTACTGAGGTTTTTTTTGGAAAGAGACGATTTTATTCGAGCAGTAACAAACTAAGTacaataaaaaatctaaataatATATAGTAATATATGTACAGTCCTAGTCGTCAACACCTGAAGCTTTTCTTAATACCACTACCAAGCTAAATAGGAGGAACCGACATCGATACAATCACCATCGACGAAATAGGGTCATTGAATGCCAATAAAGTTTTTTAGCCATCATTAATAATGCAAAGAACACTTAACGAACCAGACGACACATCAGACAGAATAAGatacatattttcttttttagaaaaggTAAAGacaaaaatactatcaaaatcaaCACGATAAACTAGTAGATTAGAAGAAAAACCTCCTATGCTACTCCTCAGAGGAGAAACATAAGAGAACAAAACATCTATAGATCTTTCActaaattcattaaaaaaaaactacaaattaATCTAATAACTAGATTAAAAGTAGACAAACTACTAAAtattcttaaataaaaaaactggaCTAGGCTCCTCCGCCGAGGCCGGCAGGGGCGAGAGGGTCGACCAAACTAGACATGGCAATGGGGCCAATCCCTATCGAAGAATGCTTCCCTATCCCTGTCCTCATTTAGCTATCAGGAAAAGATTTCTTCTATCTCTATCTCCACAGAGAATTTTAcgaatatatatatgatatcgAGATATAGCGAAAAACGAAGACGAAAAGCGTCTTCCCATCTCTATTTTTATATGAGTTCGCATGCCATCCCTTAATAGTATAATTCCACCCAGGGAAATCGGAGATCGGTTCCCGTTGACATCCCTTCCCGAACACCGATCGCCCGAATCGCCTCCGCGCATGTAATTTTATACTGAGTTGACCGTATTTTATATCCCAcgtgaatatttttttttggaaagaaAAGTGTACATCAGGATCTCAGACCGATCTGCCAAGCTGGCTTCCCAAATAATTTGGAGAGCCCAAATCCAGAGCGGTCCGGCCCAGTTCGTCCTCCACTGCTCCGCCCTCCGCCGtcgctctcttctctcctccctAATCCACATCCTCCTGCGCTGCGCCTCTCCAGTCTCCACTGCTCATCCATCGCATCTACCAGCCAAACCCCAACTCCCCAAAGAAGCAATGGCTTCCTCCACCCAGGGTCAGGTCATCACCTGCAAAGGTAATCTGCTTGATCTTGTCTGCTCTAGCTTTTTTGGGGGCATCGGTGGTGGAGATGTGCCAGCGTTAGATGTTGTTCCGTGGAACGTTTGGTTTGATCTGGCGTGAGGGGATTCATGTGAGTACGTGCTTGCGTGCAGCGGCGGTGGCGTATGAGCCGAACAAGCCTCTCGTGATCGAGGACGTGCAGGTGGCTCCGCCGCAGGCCGGCGAGGTCCGCATCAAGATCCTCTTCACCGCGCTCTGCCACACCGACCACTACACCTGGAGCGGCAAGGTTGCCTTCTTCCCTCAACTCGTACTCGCTTGAGTGTTTCCCCGAATCTAGGTTTCTTCTAGTTCTATGAACTGATCACTGAGTCACTGGTAGCCGTAGTAGTAATAGTACTGTTCCTAGTTCTTAACCACTTAGCAGGGGCTGAAAGGTCAAGCACCGCATTTGATTGGTTCTTTCATTCTTCATTGTTATTTAGTGCATCAATTGTCCTTGTTTCTAGAATTTTATGAAATggagaataaacatgatgcgTGCAAATTGTCAGTAACCTGTAGCAAAAGAATTTGGATCAAGAGCGCAGAAACCTGAAACTGTTAATTAGATGCATACTCTTCTTCCATTATGGGTAATTTCTAGACATAGGCACTGTTTGTTTGCccctggattgtggattgtgaatTCTGCAAATATATGCCTGGATTATAGCACAATACACAATCCACTCAAGGTGAGCCTCTACAATCCAGAATCCAGAATCCAGGGGGGAAACAAACAGGGCCATAGTGGTCATGTTGAAACcgtctaaaaaaaaaactgtattGTTAAGACTTCCATTTGCTATGCAGGATCCTGAGGGTCTCTTCCCCTGCATTCTTGGCCACGAAGCTGCTGGGTAAgcatatggattttttttcttagtttcATATATGACCATAGCGGTTGTCCGATATCGGTTGAGATAGTTTGGACATATCCAACGGAGGCCTCCAGAGTCACCCGTGCATAGCGGGATACTAAGACGCGCTGATAATACGAAGAGAGGCAGGGTCCACCAAATCTAACATgagaggagtctgtaaagagaggCTTGAAGGAATGAAATATTCCTAAAGAACTATCTATGGATAGAAGCGTGTGGAAGTTAGCAATTCACGTGTCAGAACCATAATttatgcatcagtctccttgtaccgttattacttcTACTATTTTACTATTCCTAATACTTTTATTATTgttgttttctcatcatatttttagttgaatcttgtggatttcatctctagcctaccccaatttgcttgggacaaaggctttgttgttgttgttgttgttgttgttgttgttgttgcatatatGACCAATTGACCATGTACAACTAGGATAATCGGGTACTGACAAGGAcacattttatttttcttatgtaataGAATTGTTGAAAGTGTCGGCGAAGGAGTAACCGAGGTGCAGCCTGGGGATCATGTCATTCCTTGTTACCAAGCAGAATGCAGAGAATGCAAGTTTTGCAAGAGCGGAAAGACCAACCTCTGTGGTAAAGTTCGTACTGCCACAGGGGCAGGCGTCATGATGAATGACCGCAAGAGCCGGTTCTCAGTAAATGGGAAACCCATTTACCATTTCATGGGGACATCAACATTCAGCCAGTACACTGTAGTGCATGATGTCAGTGTTGCAAAGGTCAACCCACAGGCACCTCTAGAAAAAGTCTGCCTGCTCGGTTGTGGTGTTTCTACTGGTAGGTTATTGTATGTGATTTCATATAAGTTTACTGGGTTGTACGATGTAAGTTACTAATTCTCACTAAATGTTTGTCCACACATACATTGCCTACCATAATTTGCGTGCACAGCTTTGAGGACTTGATCTGCAAGAAAAGTTTTGTCATCACACAGGATCATTTCATAGCTACATGCTACTAAAATCACTTGCATCCATCactcatttatttgtttgcctTGATGTATCGTTGTGTTACTACAAGTGCATTTATGTATTGTTCAAAATGTTATCTAAAATTATAACTAGCATTAAGATAAAATATCTGCAAAAAACAGAGCAGTGTTTTTTTATCACACAGAGAAATTCTCACAATATCTGTGACCAAGATGccgcaaaatccctacacttgGTCGGTGGAATGGATAAAATATAAAGGACTGTACTAGTTACACCAATTGAATTTCTGACAACATGTTTACCTGTTTCACATACTTTTAATTATCCTTTAGATAGTTTACAATAATTCTATTTACTTtgtctatacatctaacaagtTACAATTTTGTAGGCCTTGGAGCAGTGTGGAATACTGCAAAGGTCGAAACAGGCTCCATAGTTGCTGTTTTTGGCCTTGGCACAGTTGGACTTGCTGTAAGTTTCTCATGTTGGGGCATTCTCATAATACCGAGTCAGGAAATAGGACTTGACAACTGAGCTTTATTTTTTAGGTTGCTGAGGGTGCAAAATCAGCTGGTGCTTCTCGGATTATTGGCATTGACATTGACAATAAAAAGTTTGATGTTGGTAATAATTCTTGTAGTTCTGTTCATCTTACTTTTTTCCCTCTTAAGTTCCATGGGGTTTTTATCAAATGTTTGGTAGGGTGAACCCGAACATATAATTTGTACAGAATAGTTACAATTGTCTTTCCACTGTTCATACTGGGGATGCTATCAGTGTCCAAAACGACCCACAAGTACAAATGTTTCTTGCAAACTTGATGTGTTCTTGTTACCTTGCTTAGTGATCGCATTGCTATGGGATGCATGGCTACTTCTACTAGTTGAGCTATCATTCATAATAGACTCTACTACTTTATTATGTCAGTTGTTTATGTTTATCAAACATAGCATGTGTTCTAATTTCTTTTTCCACTTGTCCGTCTTGCAGCAAAGAACTTTGGAGTTACAGAATTTGTGAACCCAAAAGACCATGACAAACCAATTCAACAGGTCATTGTTGATCTTACAGATGGTGGCGTGGACTACAGTTTCGAATGCATTGGAAATGTTTCTGTTATGAGGGCTGCACTGGAATGCTGCCACAAGGTAAGTATTTCCCTTGCAACATCTGTAGAGTTGCAGCTTGTGTTTGAAAGATGCTTATGAACTTTTGGACTCTTAGAAAATAGatactgatatttttttttaaaggaagaGACAACAAATCTTGCGTACTATTTTCACAATGCTTCCTGTAAATACCTTACTATTTAACTTACAATCTTGACTTGATGCGGTCAACcgatatctctctctctctagatgaatgagaagtatttTAGCTGAAAGGAAAGGAGCTGTGTTGCATTACAATATGGTCTATATCTGTTTTCTAAGGGAGTTATGTTTGTCTGTTTCAACTTCTTATTTGAGGTTTcttatttgtttcttgtttgTTCAGTcatctgaaaataaaaatttcttgtTGTAATTGATTAATTCTACGGGCATACCTATAGGGCTGGGGAACCTCCGTCATAGTTGGTGTCGCTGCGTCTGGCCAGGAGATTGCCACACGCCCATTCCAGCTTGTCACCGGCCGTGTCTGGAAGGGAACAGCTTTCGGTGGCTTCAAGAGCCGAACCCAGGTTCCATGGCTTGTTGAGAAGTATATGAACAAGGTATTACTCTATCATGAACAAGGATTACTCGTGTGTTGGATGAGTTTTTCCTCTCAGCAAAAATTTCAAATGCCATCTGCAGGAAATCAAGGTGGACGAGTACATTACACACACCATGAACCTGACTGACATCAACAAGGCCTTTGACCTGCTTCATGAAGGTGGCTGCCTGCGCTGTGTGCTCTCAGTGCATGATTGAGGTTTCATACGCATTTCAGTGTGCTCTAAGCCAGGCAGTTTGCATGTCAAATTATCCTGACTTCCTGCCTTTGGACCGTTTGGTTTGTAAACACTCTGAACCGAAACCCGCTGTTATAATAATATGTTCTGTTGGATGGCGATAGTTGCCACCGATGCGCTTCTACTTGTTGAATCTGTGTTTGGATTTTAAATATATATGTGCCGCTTTTCAAAACTCGGTCGCAGTCAAATTTCTGTTCTGCTACCTAAGGGGTTCCACTTGGAATGACGAAAAACTTTCTATCCTGCTGGAATTGATCTTTCCTGCAAATTTTCTAGATTCCAAAAAGGCCCTTTATCTATCTGTGTTCGATATCAGAATCAATTAGTTTAGACCAAAGGACGGCTGTAAAGATCGGGATGaccaaacagaaaaaaaaaactaaattaatCAGCGACGTAAAATGTGCGCCATATTCcgcaaaaaagagaagaaaagtaaGCACCGCAAACTAGAAGTATTCAACTAGGATTCAATCATTACAACAGTTTTGCTTGTAAGGAAAATTTAGGTTTG
Coding sequences:
- the LOC133920080 gene encoding uncharacterized protein LOC133920080, encoding MAITAAASSIPHLHAAPATGRRGNVVASAVRFDRRSAALLLLSAAGAAAAPASAPPANAESIGLFGIRKKLERAEEAAAEAVREVEAAAVEAAEVGGEAVKETVEATEKEAEGLQLVAGAELAGDGLVQAAVVAGAEALGVVVGLSVVNGILRPET
- the LOC133920082 gene encoding alcohol dehydrogenase class-3-like, with product MASSTQGQVITCKAAVAYEPNKPLVIEDVQVAPPQAGEVRIKILFTALCHTDHYTWSGKDPEGLFPCILGHEAAGIVESVGEGVTEVQPGDHVIPCYQAECRECKFCKSGKTNLCGKVRTATGAGVMMNDRKSRFSVNGKPIYHFMGTSTFSQYTVVHDVSVAKVNPQAPLEKVCLLGCGVSTGLGAVWNTAKVETGSIVAVFGLGTVGLAVAEGAKSAGASRIIGIDIDNKKFDVAKNFGVTEFVNPKDHDKPIQQVIVDLTDGGVDYSFECIGNVSVMRAALECCHKGWGTSVIVGVAASGQEIATRPFQLVTGRVWKGTAFGGFKSRTQVPWLVEKYMNKEIKVDEYITHTMNLTDINKAFDLLHEGGCLRCVLSVHD